From the genome of Mycobacterium kansasii ATCC 12478:
CGAGTGTCTGGCCTGCGTGCAGCATGAGGCGTTGGTCAACCGGGCATTGGCACATCGCAGCGTGATGGCGCTGTGCCTCTTCGACGCCGAGCGGCTCGACGACGAATTGCTGGCGGATGCCCGTGCCACCCATCCGTTGTTGTGGAAATGCGGATCGGCTTATCACAGCGCCGATTACGCCCCGGACGAGACGTTGGCGCGCTGCAATCAGCCGTTACCGCGTAACCCGGGCGCCGTGACCTATCTGGTGCGCGAAAGCACAGACCTGCGGCGTGCGCGTTCGTTTGCCGTGGACTACGCCGGATGGGTCGGACTGTCGCAAGACGGCCTGGAGGATTTGCGATTGATCACCACCGAGTTGGCCACCAACAGCCTGCAATACGCCGACGGAGCATGCCAGCTTGCCTTCTGGCGTCATGATGAGCATCTGGTCTGCGAGGCGCGCGACAGCGGACGGTTCGATCGGCCCCTCGTCGGACGTCAGCTCCCGGGCGCCGGCGCAACCGCAAGCCGCGGGCTGTTTTTGGTCAACGCCATGGCGGATTTGGTGCGTACCCATACCACGGTAAACGGCACCACCATTCAGGCATACCTTCGGCTCAAGCCGTCGGCGGCTTCCCTGGGCTAGCGAATCGAATCCGGCCGCGGGGGTAGGTCCACAGCGGACGGGCGTCGAACCTATCCCAGCGACCCGCTCGGTGCCGGCACCGCCGGAATCGTACATGTGGTGGTCTTGCAGCTGTCGGTGCTGTCGCAGCTCACCGCCGCGATGGCCGCGAACGTGGCGATCAGCGCCGCGACGACTATCCGAACCGCCCGGGACCGTTTGCTTATTGCATTCATCGGCCATGCCTTTCAATTGCTGCTGTGCAGATATGCGGATTCCGACGATGACTGTCTGCAGATGTTATGCCGTCGCTTCCCGCGGCGGGCCGTTTTTAATGGTTCTGGCCTGCGCAATATCAAACTCGTCCGGAGCGATCCTGCGGGATATGGGCCGGGAAAAACGTCCGCCCAACTTACCTGCGACCACCCGCGCCGAGCCGAGGACGTGGCTGGTCCGGGCGCATTTTCGCCGCGCGATAGCCGCTCGCCAGTTATCGAACGTGAAGTGCCCTACGGGCGTATGTCGCAATCTGTCGCCCAGGTCCTCATTCCCGGCTGGTCGAAAATCTGTAATTGCCGGTGCACGTGACGGCGTGATCGAAACCCCGGCGCGGGCCAACCCCTACTCTGGCACCACGCTCGTAATTGGGGTGGCAGGCTCGTGTTCAGCGGCGCACCCGGCCGCTAGCACCGCGAATGCCGCGGCCAGTACTACGACCACCGTCTTGACCGCCTGCACCGTCCTGCTGGTCTCTTTTGCGCTCATCGACCGTGCCTTTCGTTTGCTGGGCCGCACCCGTAGTTGGCGATTCCGCCGCGTCAGATACTATCGCCAAAGCACTGGACGGCGTGGTGTTTTGGGACGTTGAGCAGTGGAATCCGGTCGCGGAGGTGCGCCCCTGGCCACGCCGCTACGCGGTCGACCAACTTGGCCGTAGCGGAACCCGACGGGTGCGCCCTGGCGTGCAGAGCGCCGGCAAGGCCGCGACGCGGCCAACGGTTGACACGGCGGAGTGACCGAGGCCGGGCGCAGGTCGCCGTGGCCGCGTCGACGCTGAGAATCCCCTTGCGCGCGTCGCCGCAGGACGTCTAGTGTCACCCTTCGTGCGTCTTCTCGAGCGTGCCGTAGTAGCCAGCACCCGCAGCGGGGTCTGATCCGGACCGACCCCCCGCTGTGGGTCGCAAGCTACTACCGTCGGTCGCTCCTACTGATCGGAGAAGACCGGCACCATGACTTTCCCAGCCCTCGACGGCGACCCGGCCAGTGGTCCGGCGCAGCCGACCGCCGGCGCCTGGTTTGCCGAGCGCTTCGGCGCGGACGTGCCGCGAGGTCTGCGGGAACAGGCCGCAGTCATGTCTTGGCAACGCTTCGTCGCGACCTACGGTCATACCGCCGGCCCAGTTCGGTTGGGGCACTGGGAGTGTACGGATCCGGATCGGCCTGCCGGGCGACTCGGCCCGCAGGCCCGGAATTTCCGGGCCATGATCGCGGTCGCGGGTCGTATCAGCACGTCGACCGCGGCCGCCGGCGGCCCGATCGCGGCTCTCACAGCGATGTTGCACGACCGCGGGATCACCGTGGAGACATTGAAGTTCCACCAGATGCACTCCGATGGAGGCACCGCCACCTTCGTCTGCGGCAGCGATGGGATCGCCAGCGAGTGGGCAATGGGCTGGTCGCGCGATCCGACTCAATCCGCGCTGCGTGCGCTGATCACGTGCGCCAACCGGCTGCTCACCCCATGACCGCGAGCAGACACACAATCGCACACCGCCGGCTCGCTGCGTGCGATTGTGTGTCTGCTCGCCAGCCTCAGGCGATCACAGCGGGCGCAGGACTATGGGCATGCCGTCCTTGGGGACCGGCATACCGCCGTAGTCCCAGCTCGCGTGGTAATCCGGCCGCGGCAGTTCCAGCCGGTAGCGGCGCAGCAACCGGTGCAGGATCGTCTTGATCTCCAA
Proteins encoded in this window:
- a CDS encoding LeuA allosteric (dimerization) domain-containing protein gives rise to the protein MTFPALDGDPASGPAQPTAGAWFAERFGADVPRGLREQAAVMSWQRFVATYGHTAGPVRLGHWECTDPDRPAGRLGPQARNFRAMIAVAGRISTSTAAAGGPIAALTAMLHDRGITVETLKFHQMHSDGGTATFVCGSDGIASEWAMGWSRDPTQSALRALITCANRLLTP
- a CDS encoding sensor histidine kinase; translation: MTTGTETERRGFVHSALLYHSQREYLDFVGRFVADGMALGEPVLVALPADRLALLRSELGACGRATTELRMIDISRAARNPSRFLATASSFAAKYPDRRVRIVSQLVWPGRSADECLACVQHEALVNRALAHRSVMALCLFDAERLDDELLADARATHPLLWKCGSAYHSADYAPDETLARCNQPLPRNPGAVTYLVRESTDLRRARSFAVDYAGWVGLSQDGLEDLRLITTELATNSLQYADGACQLAFWRHDEHLVCEARDSGRFDRPLVGRQLPGAGATASRGLFLVNAMADLVRTHTTVNGTTIQAYLRLKPSAASLG